Part of the Zea mays cultivar B73 chromosome 4, Zm-B73-REFERENCE-NAM-5.0, whole genome shotgun sequence genome is shown below.
TAAGGTTTATCATCTATGAATCTTTACAAGCTAGATGTTagaaacaagaatacaaatttgtatggTAGATTCTATAttctatttattcgcaatcaaagaaaaaactgattaccgaataaataccgtttccgaccgttttcatctctACATAAAACCTATCCTTTTCTTGCTCCAAGCAGCAGGATCATGGATAGATCGATGCATGCATCTTCATATCGCGCGTGGTGGCAGTTGACCCTTTATTGCAAGATCTGAAAAGATACAACAGAGTAAACTTATTATGACCATGCATGCATTCTATATAGTTTGACATCTACAAATATTTGATATACCTTCGCTTGGGGCGTAGAATCTCACGTAAGGTAAGACGTACTCAAACAGGCCTCCATTATTTCTCTTGCGAAACTTCTTGCTCATTTTCTTTGACTTGACGTCAAGCACGAAGAGGGTACCAAAAGATATGTCAACGAAAACAGTGCTTGTGCCCTCCGCGGAGCCAACCACTCGACGACACTTGTTTCGCATACGTCTTGGGAGCAACGTCTCAAGCTCGATGACCCTCTGCTCCACCCAGCATCCACCACCACTGCCATCGTCGTCATGCCATGACCATGTATGGATGTCATTGTTGGGCAGGGCGGCGAGTCCTAGGCCCCCGTCCTCCGCCGTCATGAGAGTTGCGTTCCACATAAATGGCGGCAAGTCCATCTCAGATAGCCGGTGTCTACCCAGGTCATACCTGAGGATGGTCCGGTCATCTTGGAAGAGGAAGTATATGGCGTCGCCAACAAGAAGGCTCTGTTTGGCATGACCTCTCAAGAAGTCGTGGTTGTCATGGTTGGGCTTGGGCGCCGGAGCATTCCACTCACCGGTCAGCGACGAGTAGCTGGTCACGCATACGAATATTGGGCGTAGCAGGTTGGTCTCTAGGCAGACCACACGGAACGGACCGGCGGCCTGGCAGTCGAGGTGGTCGCAGCCGCCGTCGTCCTTGGCGCACACCACGGCTCCGGTGTAGGAGGTGTTGAGGCACACGTGTGACGGGTAACTAGCGCTGGGCATGCCCAGGTGCTGCTGCCTGCCGGTGAGGGGGTCCCAGACGATGAATCCCCTCTTTGACCTGTCCTCGTCCTCGTAGTGGATCAGCACGCGGCCATGACGGCAGTCGACGGCTGACCAGCGTCTGCGATGGAGCGCGGCCATGCGGACGGGCGAGGTGGTGGAGGTCGCGGGCACGAATCGTTTAGCGTCGTTGCCGTAGCTGAGGTCGAAGTATCCGAGCAGCGGCGGCGCTCCGTGGAATCCGCGGCAGCGGCGCAGGAAGCAGTCCCGGTCGGAGACGAGGACGCGGCGCCACGACGTGCAGACGAGGCTGGCGCGCTCTAGGTGCACGGGCTCGTCTTGGGGAAGGCGCACCAGGATCTCTTCGACGAGGTGGTCCGGCAGCGAAGACGCCATGATATGATGTTTGGATCTGATCTAGATGCTATATGACTATGACCCAGAAGGCCGGAACGAGTcgctataatatatatatatatatatatatatatatatatatatatatatatatatatatatatatatatagatatatactTATGGGGTATCTATATATACTTATAtaaatgaatatatatatatatatatatatatatatatatatatatatatatatatatatatatattatgtctACGCAGCAAGACGAATCATTTGAAAAACGGATTCTCTAttttatcggagtcgttctcggtGGTAGCTTGCGTCGCCGCTGGTTATCTTGGATTGGCACATGAACTATTCCCAAGTGAAGTATAGAAACGATAAACATAGCATTATATAAATAATGTGCATTGGTCACAAAAAAGAAGCGTGAAGGGGTATAAACCAGTATTGGGTGGTGCGCAGCTAAAAACAAAAGGACAAAATAAAATCATCTCTAGGTCGACAAACACTTTCTTTCCTGAAACTAGAACTGTAAACTAAAACTGTGCTAGTTTATACCCCTTGACGCTTCTTTTTGTGACCAATAAAGATATGTTTTATTTATTGGCCATAAGTAAAACATATCTTTATTTATTGGCCATAAATCCTATCCTTTTTCTTGCTCTAAGCATCCTCTACAGCAGCAGGATCATGGATAGATCGATGCATCTTCATATCGCGCGTGGTGGCAGTTCACCCTTTATTGAAAGATCTGACAAGATACAACAGAGTAAAAACTTATTATGACCATGCATGCATTTTATATAGTTTGATATCTACAAATATTTGATATACCTTCGCTTGGGGCGTAGAATCTCACGTAAGGTAAGACGTACACAGGTAGGCCTCCATTTCTCTTGCGAAACTTGCTCATTTTCTTTGACTTGACGTCAAGCACGAAGAGGGTACCAAAAGATATGTCAACAAAAACAGTGCTTGTGCCCTCCGCGGAGCCAACCACTCGACGACACTTGTTTCGCATACGTCTTGGGAGCAAGGTCTCAAGCTCGATGACCCTCTGCTCCACCCAGTCGTCGTCATGCCATGACCATGTATGGATGCGATTGTCATTGTAGGGCAGGGCGGCGAGTCCTAGGCCCCCGTCCTCCGCCGTCATGAGAGTTGCGTTCCACATAAATGGCGGCAAGTCCATCTCAGATAGCCGGTGTCTACCCAGGTCATACCTGAGGATGGTCCGGTCATCTTGGAAGAGGAAGTATATGGCGTCGCCAACAAGAAGGCTTTGTTTGGCATTACATCTCAAGAAGTCGTGGTTGTCATGGTTGAGCTTGGCCGCCGGAGCATTCCACTCACCGGTCAGCGACGAGTAGCTGGTCGCGCATGTTAATATAGGGCGTAGCAGGTTGGTCTCTACGCAGACCACACGGAACGGACCGGCGGCCTGGCAGTCGAGGTGGTCGCAGCCATCGTCGTCCTTGGCGCACACCACGGCTCCGGTGATGGAGGTGTTGAGGCACACGTGTGACGGGTAACTAGCGCTGGGCATGCCCAGGTGCTGCTGCCTGCCGGTGAGGGGGTCCCAGACGATGAATCCCCTCTTTGACCTGTCCTCGTCCTCGTAGTGGATCAGCACGCGGCCATGACGGCAGTCGACGGCTGACCAGCGTCTGCGATGGAGCGCGGGCATGCGGACGGGCGAGGTGGTGGAGGTCGCGGGGAAGAATCGCTTAGCGTCGTTGCAGTACCTGAGGTAGAACGAACCGTCGAAGTAGCCGAGCAGCGGCGGCGCTCCGTGGAATCCGCGGCAGCGGCGCAGGAAGCAGTCCCGGTCGGAGACGAGGACGCGGCGCCACGACGTGCAGACGAGGCTGGCGCGCGCTAGGTGCACGGGCTCGTCTTGGGGAAGGCGCACAAGGATCTCTTCCACGAGGTGGTCCGGCAGCGAAGACGCCATGATATGATGTTTGGATCTCTAGACTAGATGCTATATGACTATGACCCGGAACGAGTCGCTATAGAATAGATATATACTATGGGGTATCTATATATACTCTCTTATATAGATATATACGAATATATCATTTGAAAAACGGATTCTCTAttttatcggagtcgttctcggtGCTTGCGTCGCCGCTGGTTATCTTTATCTAGGATTAAGAGAAAACGAACAGAATTGTAATCTCTATCTTTCCGTGGTTAGTTAGCTCTTAGAAGAGATTTTATCTATAATCCTTGTATGGCACAGTACGTACACATGCAAAGCTATAGTTTGACATTTAAAAATATCTGATATATGTAAAATGGGTACACTGCAAAGCTACAACTACATACCTTAGATTGGGGCGTAGAATCTCAAGTAAGGTAAGATGTACTCGAACTGGCCACTCTTTCTTTTGCCAAACTTGCTCATTTTGTTTGACTTGACGTCAAGCACGAAGATGGTACGTGTATTTTTTTAGAAAAGGGAATATATAATTCCATATGTATGAAGCTGTTCAACATACAAAGATACTCCCAACATCAGTAACATAACAAGGATAATTATGACAGCACAAACATAACATGCTAATTCAAGCAGAGACAAACACAAGCTACTATAATGTTACCCTGCTAGAAAAGTTTCAtccatcactaccggaatccgggcctttgccgagtgctttttatcaggcactcggcaaaaaagcctttgccgagagccgcactcggcaaagtcctgctctcggtaacgagctcgtttaccgagtgcaggacactcggcacagaaatacactcggcaaagacatgtttgccgagtgacaagcactcgacaaaggtggcgctcggcaaaaggccgtcagcggccgtctaaagctgacggtcgtcagtctttgccgagggccgaggaccggcactcggcaaagacctctttattgagtgtcttctttggacactcaacaaagcatatttttatttttctaaTTTTGGCAACCAAATTTTttatggtatgttcctacactatgtagacctacatgtaccattttgggacaattataacatagttttcaataggtagtagatttagttcgtttatttgaatttcttcggaaaatttagattttaactgcaggtcactcgaaacttgaaaaatcgtgcatgcaaaaatgatatccatgctacttagcacatgtTACGGCCGATTTcaagagcggaccggaaacttcgagcaacatgctcactaaacatggccgtgaacttggcatccacatgtttaaaaattgtataaaacacaaacaaagtcagaaaatcatgaaacttgtccacgtgtcatgatatcatatatagaggttgtgataaaaattttagaaagttTTGAGAAATCTGTGACACActgtgtgtagaaacctaagagatccacacatgaaatcatataGTTTTAATGTAGAtcgcttaggtttctacacatactgcctcataactttctcgaaacattctcaaatttttatcacaacctctataTATGGTATCATGACatctggacaagtttcatgattttctgactttgtttgtgttttatacaattttgaaacagttggatggcaagttcacgaccatgtttagtgagcttggtgatcgaagtttccggtccgctcctgaaattggTCGtaccttgtgctaaataacatgaatatcatttttgtatgcacggttttccaagtttcgagtgacttacagttcaaatctgaattatctaaAAAAATTccattaaacgaactaaatccaatagttatagaaaacacttttataattgtgccaaaattgtACATGTAGATCTACATAGTGTGGGAACATAACAAAAAGTTTGGTAaggaaaataaaaatatatatactaTGCCGAGTGTCAGccttttggcactcggcaaaatacCTAAAtccattctttgtcgagtgcccgccgcggggcactcggcaaagcatattttaaaaaaagatctttgccgagtgctggatcgcgggcactcggtaaagaacttTAACTTACCCGGCAGAGCCGCTCCCTCATTCATCTCCTCCTCTCTGTCTCGCTCGCGCCGCCGTCGCTCTCTCCTCTCctcgcccgcgccgccgccgctcttTGCCCTCACCTCCTCTCCtcacccgcgccgccgccgctccctctCCTTGCCCGCCGACGCCGCGACCGGCCACCACCGGCCGCACCCTCCCCCGTCGGCCGCACCCTCCACCTCTGTTGCCCGCGCCCTCCACCGCCGGCCGCACCCTCCCCCGTCGGCCACACCCTCCCTCGCCTTGCCCCGATGTTGCCCGCGCCCTCGCCCGCCATCGCACCCGTCTTCAATCCCGGTTCCATCCCGAATTTACTGAGTTTTATATTGTCATATGTGATTTAGTGATTTTCATATTATATTATGTGTGTATAATGAATTTAGTGGGTTTAGTGAGTTCATTATGTGTGTTTATTAAATTTATACTACATGTTTATTGAATTTAGTGAGTTTACTAAGTTTAATTACTTTAGTGTGTGTGTTTAATGAGTTTATACTACGTGTGTCAATTAGTGAGTTTACTGATTTTAATGAGTTTAATTACTTTAGTATGTGTGTTTACTGAGTTTACTGAGTTTAATTACTTTAGTATGATTGTCGTCCATCGTCCTGTAGATATatttgtggatgtcagccatcgtgctgctagttttatttgcaggttttggaaacatccccgtacaggggaggtgctgccgaattttttttgTTGATAGGCTTGAGTTATTTTTTTGCAGATGTCTTACATGTTATATTAAACTAtagtcggttatatatgttagaggatggaggaccgtgagtggatgtacatgggccgtagaggaaggaacgatgttaccactgaatggattagaaagaccgatgatttcgtggaacgggcatatggtgaagctgctaaaggagcgagtctagtcccatgcccgtgcagcaaatgtgccaaccggaaaagaaaaccaaagaaggccatggtagaacatattttggaagaatggatttacgccgggctatacttggtggatctttcatggtgaagcgcatcgtacgagagaggaggtgctgagacaacgcgccgaggattatgatgccgatgcgggggtagcggatatgttgagcgactatcaggaggcacaatacacgggaggatgtatggatgacgagccagagccaactgcaaaggcgttctacgacatgtttgacgcggcacagaagccccttcacggccagacaaaggtttctcaactggatgccattgggcgtgtaatggcattcaagtcacagtacaacatgagtagagatgcattcgatggcttgttgacagttattgggagcctgcttccggatgtatcacgttctgccaaagagcatgtacgaggcacagaaactccttcgtgcactcaagatgacgtatgagcagattcatgcttgtccgaaggcctgcatgctatttaggaaagaatacgcagcggcaaagtactgtcccaagtgtaaatcgtctaggttcatggaggtagactctggtgatggacagaagaggcagctcgacatccccttgacaatcctacggcacattccgttcataccgaggatccagcgtctgtacatgacagaggaatccgcgaaacagatgacatggcacaaaatggaaaacgatacaatcctgacaagatggtgcacacttccgatggtgaagcatggaaacactttgatgccattcaccgtgagaaagccgaagagtctcgtaatgtacgtgtcgcgttggccacagatgggttcaatccctatggaatgagcgctgccccatacacatgttggcccgtttgttatcccaatcaatctcccccctggtgtgtgctttctgtgccttgtacatgtgtaagattgagaagatatttccactcggcttcttcaatccaatgcagcatttgattcttcatctcccctatgaggcacgaatggggggccgtgcagggacgttggtgctatccaatcaagAGATGTCTAAATACAATGATGgcaacaatgaatcgaaccttagcatatttcgaggccaactcggaagcgcaagtggctcgaccaccaagaccctgacacatgaagagtggcggcatatcatgctatatgtattgaccaaccttgaagaggtgacgccatacatggaacaatttcttcatgaattctggcgtcgatcaagggactccactccacaggaatatgacactcttagaaagggtgcgagaaatgggttgcccgatttcatttcctggttcaaacgtaaggtacgtgcttagtttgtcaaagagatccgtctatgaactcaatttagcgtcttttaacctgCGAATACTtgtagggccaaagagatccgtctatgagtgccgagttgagacaagtagccaacggctttgcttatagggtcaagaaatattctgggtatgacgtcaatggataccgttttcgcacaacaaactacgacaaaagtcggcccaatcggaaaacaatgtgttctggagtctttacgcctggCCTTtacgatgtcgattattttggacgaatcgaagaaatatataagctcaatttttatggttccaaacctcttactccactgatattcaaatgtcattggtttgaccctcaagtgacgagacggacacattctaattttgggatagtcaaaattcgacaagattccaccttaccaggagacgatgtctatatcgtggcccaacaggccacacaagtgtattatctcccatatgcgtgccaaatgaaagaacatcttaagggttgggatgttgtgtataaggtatcaccgcacgggaggttacctattcctaacgatgaagattataacttagacccggacacatatgatggagaattcttccaagaagatgggctagaagggcgatttgagatagacttaaccgaagctatcagaatggacgtagatattgaaatggttgttgatgaagacgatgatgaggtgcaaaatgataatgacttagtaatccttgaaggcaatgacattaatgacgaacttgcatcttccgatggtgttgactatgaaatggttgatagtgatgatgagagttatgatccggctaaccccgacacatattaagattatttttaatcaatgtaatgctatatgactttttattttgcacctgtttttaaatacatctttttatatgtgctaatttgtttactcttaattgcaggttttttgacaaatatggtgggcggtaattggctgagtaggaggaggggaggaggagcaggacggcggacgaggcagagcaggcggcgcagtaggacgaccttgtccagcagcaagcggcgcagcaggacgacgacgaccagcagcaggacgacgacgaagctcagcagaccgcctcaggttctggcgcctcaggttcgaggagcatctacctgcgaggtcccgcgagtctccctcagcgtcccatacttcgggacaggcggccactgattcggccggatggggagaggcatgtaacttgatgttcttcattcttattcatattatgtgttcaaaatcataatataaacaactactttttatttatcacttggacaggtcttggacggttgtggattatgctgggggtcatcgtcgcctccccaatggcatcctcggcctgctgtgctgggtacacttccctggactggttgagtacgccggagtgatggacccagcctacaccttcgacaactacgtcgtcgcccccgatgcagtagaccgggacgaccgggaattcaataacaaggcggagcgggtgaagcaagagttgtcggtaagtcttagtataatgtaaaatatgtcgcattcgttgtaaattcttgaaataatgtatggatacatcgtttttgtatgcaggatttcttcagatgcgaggttggatacgaggctagggcggatgtggtggccaccacgagctgcaaGAAGCTCGtcatggacatgcactatgaggccctaatccaggccatcgtcagctaccacgtctccgtccttggggagagggtgaccaagcagcaagcccaaaccatgtcgttgaccagggaccagtacctgcaggtaaagtcatgcatgtttggtaccattactccatgcatgaattttattttatcttctcatatgcactttacgtgtttactttgtagttgattccacattggtgcgccgcacattctctgtgttgggagcagatggtggataggtggtgcttgCCTGagggggacgaggcgcacaatgcTAGCTGGGAACGGCGTATgaagatgcaaggtccctcccaccaccaaggcagccggagcctgggccaatatgcagaagcatgggtaagccctcttttttatttaggtatatagcactagattagatattatttctaactatcttgttggttttcttgcagtcgacgTCACATGGTGGCtggccttgctccatcttctcggcctatgctatggctcaTAAGGGCAAGGCAACGTCCTATGTCACCTATAACCCAGATGACAGGTCtggggcctacaccaaccccgccgtctacagccgccttcatgactacaccgccatggtgcaggaggtccatggcccagaatatgatccgagcaccgagcagatcgaccccgatgtgctcatgagggtcggaggaggcaagagacatgggcggtactggattgccaatggggcaatcgactcgtcctccactcccactctgtctcaggtgcgagcaaggagcacgggctcgagtccagccatacgacctcgacaTGAcatctcacagcatcgcatacagcaactcgaggttagtgcttctgtaactcatccttacttgagttatataccttctctttgagttactataacgttggcttgtaatattacagacccaaatagaagagatggaggcgaggatgatggcggagtgggaggtggagtgggtggCTCGTgaggcagatcatcagaggatggcagagatgttccagtacatgcagagcattggcgccgcacagggtttcgctccgccacctccattattccctgcagttgaccccgctctattccatactcctgtgagtatcaaaattgtagttagatgttggtaatgcatctggtataacacatgcaatctcttctctgtgcagggccaatctggggcggcatccaacaaccctcatgcttcgccCAGCCCAACGTAGCACCAGTCCAACCGCACACCTCAATGAGTTTAGTGTTTAGACTAcaaacttatgttgaatacttatgtgagagctttaGAATTATGTGTTCatacttctgaacttgtgttgatacttctgaacttgtgttgatactgtTTGTGTTGAAAACTTCTGAACTTATTTTTGTATattaatgtttgtgttggatatatatgtctgtgatgatctgtgatgtataaatatcttttgtttgtttggatggaataggaaaaacaaataaaaaaggtgtgtactggtcactttgccgagtgtgacactcggcaaagaggtactttgccgagtgtcaggaccatagcactcggcaaagaaccaagacctcgGCACCgatataggttctttgccgagtgtagtggctctggcactcggcaaagaagcacgctttgccgagtgcc
Proteins encoded:
- the LOC103655873 gene encoding uncharacterized protein, with protein sequence MASSLPDHLVEEILVRLPQDEPVHLERASLVCTSWRRVLVSDRDCFLRRCRGFHGAPPLLGYFDLSYGNDAKRFVPATSTTSPVRMAALHRRRWSAVDCRHGRVLIHYEDEDRSKRGFIVWDPLTGRQQHLGMPSASYPSHVCLNTSYTGAVVCAKDDGGCDHLDCQAAGPFRVVCLETNLLRPIFVCVTSYSSLTGEWNAPAPKPNHDNHDFLRGHAKQSLLVGDAIYFLFQDDRTILRYDLGRHRLSEMDLPPFMWNATLMTAEDGGLGLAALPNNDIHTWSWHDDDGSGGGCWVEQRVIELETLLPRRMRNKCRRVVGSAEGTSTVFVDISFGTLFVLDVKSKKMSKKFRKRNNGGLFEYVLPYVRFYAPSEDLAIKGQLPPRAI
- the LOC103655874 gene encoding uncharacterized protein, which produces MASSLPDHLVEEILVRLPQDEPVHLARASLVCTSWRRVLVSDRDCFLRRCRGFHGAPPLLGYFDGSFYLRYCNDAKRFFPATSTTSPVRMPALHRRRWSAVDCRHGRVLIHYEDEDRSKRGFIVWDPLTGRQQHLGMPSASYPSHVCLNTSITGAVVCAKDDDGCDHLDCQAAGPFRVVCVETNLLRPILTCATSYSSLTGEWNAPAAKLNHDNHDFLRCNAKQSLLVGDAIYFLFQDDRTILRYDLGRHRLSEMDLPPFMWNATLMTAEDGGLGLAALPYNDNRIHTWSWHDDDWVEQRVIELETLLPRRMRNKCRRVVGSAEGTSTVFVDISFGTLFVLDVKSKKMSKFRKRNGGLPVYVLPYVRFYAPSEDLSIKGELPPRAI